One segment of Macadamia integrifolia cultivar HAES 741 unplaced genomic scaffold, SCU_Mint_v3 scaffold2274, whole genome shotgun sequence DNA contains the following:
- the LOC122066161 gene encoding heavy metal-associated isoprenylated plant protein 41-like — MAKVASMAVGQIHSNGWLKHYSSSHQILLVGEGDFSFSLYLALSFGSASNIVATSLDSYDSVISKYEKGEFGNLRETGSNPSAQWGMLRPFVEIHINHKNKVPFCNWNLKQLAYKYSLALIECTDFKIEDYPGYINKRGDGPRCDQTFPLGKCSTFKFVLSQNGTTELQNPHYELRLQSVVAPLSLEL; from the exons ATGGCGAAGGTGGCATCGATGGCGGTGGGACAAATACACAGTAATGGATGGTTGAAACACTACTCTTCCTCTCATCAAATCCTCTTAGTCGGAGAAGGAGACTTCTCTTTCTCATTATATCTCGCACTGTCATTCGGTTCTGCCTCCAACATCGTCGCCACCTCCCTCGACTCATatg ATTCTGTTATAAGCAAGTATGAGAAAGGAGAATTTGGAAATCTTAGAGAAACTGGGAGCAACCCTTCTGCACAAT GGGGTATGCTTAGGCCTTTTGTTGAGATCCATATAAACCACAAGAATAAAGTCCCATTTTGCAATTGGAATCTTAAACAACTTGCTTACAAGTACTCACTAGCACTGATTGAGTGTACTGATTTCAAGATAGAAGATTATCCTGGTTATATCAATAAGAGAGGAGATGGACCTAGATGTGATCAAACCTTCCCTTTAGGGAAATGCAGTACCTTCAAGTTTGTCCTCTCTCAAAATGGGACAACAGAGCTTCAAAATCCTCATTATGAATTGCGTTTGCAGTCTGTGGTTGCACCATTGAGCTTGGAATTGTAA